One window from the genome of Aeromonas sp. FDAARGOS 1405 encodes:
- the sdhA gene encoding succinate dehydrogenase flavoprotein subunit has translation MTIPTREFDAVVIGAGGAGMRAALQIAQSGKSCALLSKVFPTRSHTVSAQGGITVALGNAHDDNWQWHMYDTVKGSDYIGDQEAIEYMCKTGPEAIYELENMGLPFSRFDNGSVYQRPFGGQSKNFGGEQAARTAAAADRTGHALLHTLYQQNVKNKTTVFSEWYALDLVKNQDGHVVGCTAIDMESGEVVYFKAKATVLATGGAGRIYQSTTNAHINTGDGVGMALRAGVGVQDMEMWQFHPTGIAGAGVLVTEGCRGEGGYLLNKDGERFMERYAPNAKDLAGRDVVARSIMIEIREGRGCDGPWGPHIKLKLDHLGKEVLESRLPGICELSRTFAHVDPVKEPIPIIPTCHYMMGGVPTNVNGQCLTQDKNGNDVPVVGLFAVGEIACVSVHGANRLGGNSLLDLVVFGRAAGMHLVNTLGEMEHGRDASESDLDAALARFNRWENCRDGEDPVQIRKDLQRCMQNNFSVFREGAAMAEGLAELKVIRERLKSARLDDTSKEFNTQRIECLELDNLMETAFATAVAANFRTESRGAHCRFDFPDRDDENWLCHSLYHPDTESMTRRAVNMSPKTREAFPPKVRTY, from the coding sequence GTGACTATTCCAACTCGTGAATTTGATGCTGTGGTGATTGGTGCCGGTGGTGCCGGTATGCGCGCCGCGCTGCAGATTGCCCAGTCCGGCAAGAGCTGCGCTCTGTTGTCCAAGGTTTTTCCAACCCGTTCTCACACTGTTTCCGCTCAGGGCGGGATCACGGTTGCGCTGGGCAATGCCCACGACGACAACTGGCAGTGGCACATGTATGACACGGTAAAAGGTTCCGATTACATCGGTGATCAGGAAGCCATTGAATACATGTGCAAAACCGGTCCCGAGGCTATCTATGAGCTGGAGAACATGGGCTTGCCCTTCTCCCGTTTCGATAACGGGTCTGTCTACCAGCGTCCGTTTGGTGGTCAGTCCAAGAATTTCGGTGGCGAGCAGGCTGCTCGTACCGCAGCGGCCGCCGACCGTACCGGTCACGCCCTGCTGCACACCCTCTATCAGCAGAACGTCAAGAACAAGACCACCGTCTTCTCCGAGTGGTATGCGCTGGATCTGGTGAAGAACCAGGATGGCCATGTGGTGGGTTGTACCGCCATCGATATGGAGAGCGGTGAAGTCGTCTACTTCAAGGCCAAGGCCACCGTGCTGGCGACTGGCGGTGCCGGTCGTATCTACCAGTCCACCACCAACGCCCACATCAACACTGGTGACGGCGTCGGCATGGCGCTGCGTGCCGGCGTCGGCGTGCAGGACATGGAGATGTGGCAGTTCCACCCGACCGGCATCGCCGGGGCAGGGGTGCTGGTAACCGAAGGCTGCCGTGGTGAAGGCGGCTATCTGCTCAATAAAGATGGCGAGCGCTTCATGGAGCGTTACGCCCCGAACGCCAAGGACTTGGCCGGCCGCGACGTGGTGGCCCGCTCCATCATGATCGAGATCCGTGAAGGCCGTGGCTGCGACGGTCCCTGGGGCCCGCACATCAAGCTCAAGCTGGATCACCTCGGCAAAGAGGTGCTGGAATCCCGTCTGCCGGGGATCTGCGAGCTCTCTCGCACCTTCGCCCACGTGGATCCGGTCAAAGAGCCGATCCCGATCATCCCGACCTGCCACTACATGATGGGTGGCGTGCCGACCAACGTGAATGGCCAGTGCCTGACCCAGGACAAGAACGGCAACGATGTGCCGGTGGTCGGTCTGTTTGCGGTGGGCGAGATTGCCTGCGTCTCGGTGCACGGCGCTAACCGTCTGGGTGGCAACTCCCTGCTGGATCTGGTGGTGTTCGGCCGCGCGGCCGGCATGCATCTGGTCAACACTCTGGGCGAGATGGAACATGGTCGCGATGCCTCTGAGTCGGATCTGGATGCCGCACTGGCCCGCTTCAACCGCTGGGAAAATTGCCGTGACGGGGAAGACCCGGTGCAGATCCGCAAAGACCTGCAGCGCTGCATGCAGAACAACTTCTCCGTGTTCCGCGAAGGGGCTGCGATGGCAGAGGGGCTGGCCGAGCTCAAGGTTATCCGCGAGCGCCTCAAGTCAGCCCGTCTGGATGACACCTCCAAAGAGTTCAACACCCAGCGCATCGAGTGCCTGGAGCTGGACAACCTGATGGAGACGGCGTTTGCCACGGCGGTTGCCGCCAACTTCCGTACCGAGAGTCGCGGTGCTCACTGCCGCTTCGACTTCCCGGATCGCGACGATGAGAACTGGCTGTGCCACAGCCTCTATCATCCGGACACCGAGTCCATGACCCGTCGTGCTGTCAACATGTCACCCAAGACCCGTGAGGCGTTCCCGCCCAAGGTTCGGACTTACTGA
- the sdhD gene encoding succinate dehydrogenase, hydrophobic membrane anchor protein — MVTNSATFGRSGVHDYILIRATALIMTCYVLYLVSFVAFNDITYEVWTGFFANTFTKVFTLLALLCVLIHAWIGLWQVLTDYIKPVGLRGALQFALVVVLFVYLMTGFVVLWGV, encoded by the coding sequence ATGGTAACCAATTCTGCAACTTTCGGGCGCAGCGGCGTTCACGATTACATCCTGATCCGCGCCACCGCCCTCATCATGACCTGCTATGTCCTCTATCTGGTGAGTTTTGTCGCGTTCAACGACATCACCTACGAGGTGTGGACAGGTTTCTTCGCCAATACCTTCACCAAGGTATTCACCCTGTTGGCCCTGCTCTGCGTACTGATCCATGCCTGGATCGGTCTGTGGCAGGTGTTGACCGACTATATCAAGCCGGTAGGGCTGCGCGGGGCGCTGCAATTTGCCCTGGTCGTGGTGCTGTTTGTCTATCTGATGACGGGTTTCGTCGTGCTGTGGGGTGTGTAA
- the sdhC gene encoding succinate dehydrogenase cytochrome b556 subunit yields the protein MKNKQRPVNLDLQTISFPVTAIASILHRVSGVITFVALGILLWMLGTSLASPEGFETVVSIMDNFLVKFVLWGILTALAYHIVGGLRHLVMDMGYWEELESGNQSARVAFVITAILAVLAGVLVW from the coding sequence GTGAAAAACAAACAGAGACCGGTCAACCTCGACCTACAAACGATCAGCTTTCCTGTCACTGCCATCGCCTCCATCCTGCACCGTGTTTCAGGGGTCATTACCTTTGTGGCACTGGGCATCTTGCTGTGGATGCTTGGCACTTCACTCGCCTCTCCCGAAGGATTTGAGACAGTGGTGTCCATCATGGACAACTTCCTGGTCAAATTCGTGCTGTGGGGGATCCTGACTGCGCTGGCTTACCACATTGTGGGCGGTTTGCGTCATCTGGTCATGGACATGGGCTATTGGGAAGAGCTGGAATCCGGTAATCAGAGTGCCCGTGTGGCCTTCGTGATCACCGCGATCCTGGCTGTATTAGCGGGAGTGCTTGTATGGTAA
- a CDS encoding citrate synthase, with amino-acid sequence MADKIATLHLPGKDPVELPILSGTVGPDVVDVRKLGGQGYFTFDPGFMATGSCKSAITYIDGDQGVLLHRGYPIAQLAKESNYLEVCYILLYGEAPTKAQFADFQRTVTRHTMVHEQIAFFFRGFRRDSHPMAIMCGVVGALSAFYHDALDINNEQHREICAFRLISKMPTLAAMCYKYSIGQPFMHPRNALSYAGNFLHMMFAVPTEEYKVNPVVERAMDRIFTLHADHEQNASTSTVRLAGSSGANPFACIAAGIASLWGPAHGGANEACLRMLEEVGSVDRIPEYIAKAKDKNDPFRLMGFGHRVYKNHDPRATVMRETCHEVLTELQIKDPLLDVAMELERIALSDPYFIEKKLYPNVDFYSGIIMKAIGIPMNMFTVIFAISRTIGWIAHWNEFHSDPDSKIGRPRQLYVGHPQRDFTPLDQR; translated from the coding sequence ATGGCTGATAAGATAGCCACCCTACACCTGCCCGGGAAAGATCCGGTTGAACTGCCGATCCTCTCTGGAACCGTTGGACCTGATGTTGTCGATGTTAGAAAGCTGGGTGGGCAAGGGTATTTCACCTTTGACCCGGGCTTTATGGCGACCGGTTCTTGCAAATCTGCCATCACCTACATTGACGGGGATCAGGGTGTCTTGCTGCACCGTGGTTACCCCATCGCCCAGTTGGCCAAAGAGTCCAACTATCTCGAAGTCTGCTATATCCTGCTCTACGGCGAGGCGCCGACCAAGGCCCAGTTTGCCGATTTCCAGCGTACCGTGACCCGCCATACCATGGTGCACGAGCAGATTGCCTTCTTCTTCCGTGGTTTCCGTCGTGACTCCCACCCCATGGCCATCATGTGTGGTGTGGTGGGTGCACTCTCTGCCTTCTATCACGACGCCCTCGACATCAACAACGAACAGCACCGCGAGATCTGCGCCTTCCGCCTCATCTCCAAGATGCCGACCCTGGCGGCCATGTGTTACAAGTACTCTATCGGCCAGCCGTTCATGCATCCGCGCAACGCCCTCTCCTATGCAGGCAACTTCCTGCATATGATGTTTGCGGTACCGACCGAGGAGTACAAGGTCAATCCGGTGGTCGAGCGCGCCATGGACCGCATCTTCACCCTGCACGCTGATCACGAGCAGAACGCCTCCACCTCCACCGTCCGTCTGGCTGGCTCCTCCGGTGCTAACCCGTTTGCCTGTATCGCCGCCGGTATCGCCTCCCTGTGGGGTCCGGCCCATGGTGGTGCCAACGAAGCCTGCCTGCGCATGCTGGAGGAGGTAGGCTCGGTGGATCGCATCCCCGAGTACATCGCCAAGGCCAAGGACAAGAACGATCCGTTCCGTCTGATGGGCTTCGGCCACCGTGTCTACAAGAACCATGACCCCCGTGCCACTGTGATGCGTGAAACCTGTCACGAGGTATTAACCGAGCTGCAGATCAAGGATCCGCTGCTGGACGTGGCCATGGAGCTGGAGCGCATCGCGCTCTCCGACCCCTACTTCATCGAGAAGAAACTCTACCCGAACGTGGACTTCTACTCCGGTATCATCATGAAGGCGATCGGTATCCCGATGAACATGTTCACCGTGATCTTCGCCATCTCCCGCACTATCGGCTGGATTGCTCACTGGAACGAGTTCCACTCCGACCCGGATAGCAAGATTGGCCGCCCGCGCCAGCTCTACGTGGGCCACCCGCAACGGGATTTCACGCCGCTTGATCAGCGTTAA
- a CDS encoding DUF4377 domain-containing protein, whose translation MKPLLASAALLLTACQGTAVQQGETLYINSQLVDCVGVGPMQCMQVRSDEQQPWTLFYQQIEGFQFEPGYQYQLTVSKEQLTNVPADASSLRYQLIKVVSKIASK comes from the coding sequence ATGAAACCTCTGCTTGCCAGCGCCGCCCTGCTGCTCACCGCCTGTCAGGGCACCGCGGTCCAACAGGGTGAGACCCTCTATATCAACAGCCAGCTGGTCGATTGTGTCGGGGTCGGGCCGATGCAGTGCATGCAGGTGCGCAGCGACGAGCAGCAGCCCTGGACGCTTTTCTATCAGCAGATCGAGGGTTTCCAGTTCGAGCCGGGCTACCAGTATCAGCTCACCGTGAGCAAGGAGCAGCTTACCAATGTGCCGGCCGATGCCTCCTCCCTGCGCTACCAGCTGATCAAGGTGGTCAGCAAGATCGCCAGCAAGTAA
- a CDS encoding acetyltransferase, translating to MKIDTATRADYPALIELWEASVRATHHFLPEAEILALKPLILEHYFDAVTLHCARMEEGRIAGFCGLCDGKIEMLFVAPAVRGSGVSRRLVEHAISQCGATLVDVNEQNEQAVGFYHKMEFVVTGRSPLDGQGKPYPLLHMALLPR from the coding sequence ATGAAGATTGATACTGCTACGCGGGCCGATTATCCGGCCCTGATCGAGTTGTGGGAGGCCTCGGTTCGGGCGACCCACCACTTCCTGCCCGAGGCCGAGATCCTCGCGCTCAAACCGCTTATTCTGGAGCACTACTTCGATGCAGTGACACTGCACTGTGCCCGAATGGAGGAGGGGCGCATTGCCGGTTTTTGCGGGCTATGTGATGGCAAGATAGAGATGCTGTTTGTGGCGCCGGCGGTGCGCGGCAGTGGCGTGAGTCGCCGGTTGGTGGAACATGCCATCAGCCAGTGTGGCGCGACGCTGGTTGACGTCAACGAGCAGAATGAGCAGGCGGTGGGTTTCTACCACAAGATGGAGTTCGTCGTGACGGGCCGCTCGCCGCTGGATGGCCAGGGCAAGCCCTATCCTTTGCTCCATATGGCGTTGCTGCCGCGATAG
- a CDS encoding DUF5718 family protein: protein MQIAAESKFIGLGVAGNFAGHLEQAGEASDFVAVVVRDTTAPKALFPFFVPGHPGQLGVFPLSDKAIFLPEAAVSGDEKVQIEPEVALWCELEYAGKQVVAIHPRAFGAYNDCSIRRPNAKKISEKKNWGEESKGLAANLLPLSGFAAGCELDDYRIACYLERDGELHAYGVDSAAIDYSYFHCKLLDWAIDKFNHQQDEGPAEHIQGLLAQAGHPPHALISIGATRYTPFGETHFLKPGDTSCVVVYPGSRYSEADIREAIRTRSFGADVSVLLQAVHAR from the coding sequence ATGCAGATAGCAGCAGAGAGCAAGTTTATCGGACTCGGGGTAGCGGGCAATTTCGCCGGTCATCTGGAGCAGGCGGGTGAAGCGTCGGATTTCGTGGCGGTTGTGGTGCGCGACACCACGGCGCCCAAGGCGTTGTTCCCCTTCTTCGTGCCCGGTCATCCGGGTCAGCTCGGGGTATTCCCGTTGAGCGACAAGGCTATCTTCCTGCCGGAGGCGGCGGTCAGTGGTGACGAGAAGGTGCAGATCGAGCCGGAAGTGGCCCTCTGGTGCGAGCTGGAGTATGCGGGCAAGCAGGTGGTGGCGATCCATCCCCGCGCCTTTGGCGCCTATAACGACTGCTCTATCCGTCGTCCCAACGCCAAGAAGATCAGCGAGAAGAAGAACTGGGGCGAAGAGAGCAAGGGGCTGGCGGCCAACCTGCTGCCGCTATCCGGTTTTGCCGCCGGCTGCGAGCTCGATGACTATCGCATCGCCTGCTATCTGGAGCGAGACGGTGAGCTGCACGCCTACGGGGTAGACAGCGCCGCCATCGACTACAGCTACTTCCATTGCAAGCTGCTCGACTGGGCCATCGACAAGTTCAACCATCAGCAGGATGAAGGGCCGGCGGAGCACATTCAGGGACTGCTGGCGCAGGCGGGGCATCCTCCCCACGCGCTCATCAGCATCGGTGCCACCCGTTATACCCCGTTTGGCGAGACCCACTTCCTCAAGCCTGGCGACACCTCCTGTGTGGTGGTCTATCCGGGCAGCCGCTACAGCGAAGCGGATATTCGCGAGGCGATCCGTACCCGCAGTTTTGGTGCCGATGTGTCGGTGCTGCTGCAGGCGGTGCATGCGCGCTAA
- a CDS encoding NUDIX domain-containing protein, with the protein MIDKLAWLTFKDQQLLCARSHGKDIYYIPGGKREPGESDEAALIREIEEELAVTLLHDTLRFACEFSAQADGKPAGVEVRLRCYTGEASGTPIASAEIAELRWLDSTHLDELSPVSRLLFAWLAEQGLIR; encoded by the coding sequence ATGATCGACAAACTCGCCTGGCTCACCTTTAAAGATCAGCAACTGCTCTGCGCCCGCTCCCACGGCAAGGACATCTATTACATCCCCGGCGGCAAACGGGAACCGGGTGAGAGCGATGAGGCGGCCCTGATCCGCGAGATTGAGGAGGAGCTGGCCGTCACCCTGCTGCACGACACCCTACGCTTTGCCTGCGAGTTCAGCGCCCAGGCCGATGGCAAGCCGGCAGGAGTCGAGGTGCGCCTGCGCTGCTACACCGGCGAAGCGAGCGGCACCCCCATCGCTTCGGCCGAAATTGCCGAGCTGCGCTGGCTAGACAGCACTCACCTCGATGAGCTCTCCCCCGTCTCCCGTCTGCTGTTTGCCTGGCTGGCTGAACAGGGGTTGATCCGCTGA
- the pdxY gene encoding pyridoxal kinase PdxY encodes MKSVLSIQSHVVFGCAGNSAAVFPMRRLGMDVWPINTVQFSNHTQYAQGWQGMAMPAGHISALVKGLGNIEVLSQCDAVLSGYLGSAEQGDEILTVVNAVKAANPDAIYFCDPVMGHPEKGCIVAPGVTRFLTEQALPVADMMAPNLLELETLCDTHLADLDQTRAAAHQLLARGVKLVLVKHLGRAAQDSSRFEMLLATPQGDYLIARPLYDFARQPVGVGDLISALMLANLLAGHDAVSAFERTNASVDAVLQETWRQQAYELQLIAAQDAFDSPKVEVRAVILP; translated from the coding sequence ATGAAATCCGTTCTCTCTATTCAGTCCCACGTGGTCTTTGGTTGTGCCGGCAACAGCGCGGCCGTCTTCCCCATGCGCCGCCTCGGTATGGATGTATGGCCCATCAACACGGTGCAGTTTTCCAACCACACCCAATATGCCCAGGGGTGGCAGGGGATGGCGATGCCTGCGGGTCATATCAGTGCGCTGGTGAAAGGATTGGGCAATATCGAGGTGTTGAGCCAGTGTGACGCCGTGCTGAGCGGTTACCTTGGCTCCGCCGAACAGGGGGACGAGATCCTGACCGTGGTCAACGCCGTCAAGGCGGCCAACCCCGATGCCATCTACTTCTGCGACCCCGTGATGGGGCACCCGGAGAAGGGGTGTATCGTTGCTCCCGGCGTCACCCGTTTCCTGACCGAGCAGGCGCTGCCGGTGGCCGACATGATGGCCCCCAACCTGCTGGAGCTGGAGACCCTCTGTGATACCCATCTGGCTGATCTGGATCAGACCCGCGCGGCTGCCCATCAGCTGCTGGCCCGCGGCGTCAAGCTGGTGCTGGTCAAGCATCTCGGTCGTGCGGCGCAGGACTCCAGCCGCTTCGAGATGCTGCTGGCCACCCCGCAAGGGGATTACCTGATTGCCCGTCCGCTTTATGACTTTGCCCGCCAGCCGGTGGGGGTTGGCGATCTTATCAGCGCCCTGATGCTGGCGAATTTGCTGGCCGGCCACGATGCGGTCAGCGCGTTCGAGCGCACCAACGCCTCGGTGGATGCGGTGCTGCAAGAGACTTGGCGCCAGCAGGCTTACGAGTTGCAGCTGATCGCCGCGCAAGATGCGTTTGATTCGCCGAAGGTGGAGGTGCGAGCGGTGATACTGCCCTGA
- a CDS encoding DUF429 domain-containing protein has translation MTAGQMSAIGIGWDVRGWQGSAQAVAVVGWQAESNRLHWLGVSPLFRLSSRVAPDLAALLRPALQNELTLMQVEACPQLALGIDAPLAFPRALRDLLNGQPHSCAVPEREIDNPYAYRDCERWLYQQYGKKPLSATFDRLGNNATLALSMLPRLSDLQLVPTVAPKASRAVLEVYPALTKVGGKASPARPELAALLPADVVPDTDRYDAALCALMALQYAAGGKVTVLPELISPPSDMPCDEGWVYHFAHGVEHNGM, from the coding sequence ATGACGGCAGGGCAGATGAGTGCAATCGGGATCGGCTGGGATGTGCGTGGCTGGCAGGGCAGTGCCCAGGCGGTGGCCGTGGTGGGCTGGCAGGCCGAATCCAACCGCCTGCACTGGCTCGGGGTGTCGCCGCTGTTTCGTCTGAGCTCGCGGGTGGCGCCGGATCTGGCCGCGCTGCTGCGTCCCGCCCTGCAAAATGAGTTGACCCTGATGCAGGTAGAAGCCTGCCCGCAACTGGCGCTCGGTATCGATGCGCCGCTCGCTTTTCCCCGCGCCTTGCGGGATCTGCTCAACGGCCAACCACATAGCTGCGCCGTGCCCGAACGGGAGATAGACAACCCCTACGCCTACCGCGACTGCGAGCGCTGGCTGTATCAGCAGTACGGCAAGAAGCCGCTCTCGGCTACCTTCGACCGGCTCGGCAACAACGCCACCCTGGCGCTCTCCATGCTGCCGCGACTCTCGGATCTGCAACTGGTGCCGACCGTTGCCCCGAAGGCCAGTCGTGCCGTGCTGGAGGTCTATCCGGCATTGACCAAAGTGGGCGGCAAGGCATCCCCTGCCAGACCCGAGCTGGCGGCGCTGCTGCCTGCCGATGTGGTGCCGGATACGGATCGCTACGATGCGGCGCTCTGCGCCCTGATGGCGCTGCAATATGCCGCTGGTGGCAAGGTTACGGTATTGCCTGAGCTGATTTCGCCACCCAGTGACATGCCGTGTGATGAGGGATGGGTCTATCACTTTGCCCATGGCGTTGAGCACAACGGCATGTGA
- a CDS encoding phaC PHA synthase, with translation MTLSRLLLACSALTLCGVAQASTPVQVSLPGVNLPASHQVEGARASLLYGRTGQVKGIDLPIFALSDVDQLSGLQLGVFLGAGRVRHQFGGVAINAINWHEGQDTGVNLGLVNLTNNVQGLNWGAVNIAKGNALANVGFVNYAERTTFQIGFINATKHLDGLQIGLANYAANGVFPILPLVNFQKSF, from the coding sequence ATGACACTCTCCCGCCTGCTGCTGGCATGCAGCGCCCTGACTCTGTGCGGTGTTGCGCAGGCCAGTACTCCGGTGCAGGTCTCGCTGCCCGGGGTCAATTTGCCCGCGTCCCATCAGGTGGAAGGGGCGCGCGCCTCGCTGCTCTACGGTCGGACCGGTCAGGTGAAGGGTATTGATCTGCCGATCTTCGCCCTCTCCGATGTGGATCAGTTGAGCGGCCTGCAGCTCGGGGTATTCCTGGGTGCTGGTCGGGTGCGCCACCAGTTTGGCGGGGTCGCCATCAACGCCATCAACTGGCACGAAGGGCAGGATACCGGCGTCAATCTGGGGCTGGTCAACCTGACCAACAATGTGCAGGGGCTTAACTGGGGGGCGGTCAATATCGCCAAGGGCAATGCGCTGGCCAACGTCGGCTTCGTCAACTATGCCGAGCGTACCACTTTCCAGATTGGCTTTATCAATGCGACCAAGCACCTCGACGGCTTGCAGATCGGGCTGGCCAACTATGCCGCCAACGGCGTGTTCCCCATTCTGCCGCTGGTGAACTTCCAGAAATCGTTCTGA
- the ybcJ gene encoding ribosome-associated protein YbcJ has translation METFLLEGHPFVALCDLIKHQGWADCGGAAKALVAEGLVEVDGQVETRKRCKIVAEQVVNFNGMKVVVKEGVSPEIG, from the coding sequence ATGGAGACGTTTCTGCTCGAAGGTCACCCCTTCGTTGCCTTGTGTGACCTTATCAAACATCAGGGGTGGGCCGATTGTGGCGGCGCCGCCAAAGCCCTCGTCGCCGAAGGGCTGGTCGAGGTGGACGGTCAGGTGGAGACCCGCAAGCGCTGCAAGATCGTGGCCGAACAGGTGGTCAACTTCAACGGCATGAAGGTCGTGGTGAAAGAGGGCGTCAGCCCGGAGATTGGCTAA
- a CDS encoding DUF4442 domain-containing protein → MDLQRFKANLALRLFAWRYIPVIGFCAPIIEEMNAKALRIRIPLGWRTRNHLGSMYFGALATGADLVGGLLVMEKGRQRRKKVHFAFKDVQGEFLKRPEGDVQFDCAAGEEIDAMIDESLASGQRINRPIQVVATCPSLNGDEAMARFVLTLSIKAS, encoded by the coding sequence ATGGATTTGCAACGCTTCAAAGCCAATCTGGCGCTCCGGCTGTTTGCCTGGCGCTATATTCCCGTCATCGGGTTTTGTGCCCCGATCATCGAAGAGATGAACGCCAAGGCGCTGCGCATTCGCATTCCCCTTGGATGGCGTACCCGCAACCACCTGGGCAGCATGTATTTTGGCGCGCTGGCAACCGGCGCCGATCTGGTAGGCGGTCTGCTGGTGATGGAGAAGGGGCGGCAGCGGCGCAAGAAGGTGCACTTCGCCTTCAAGGATGTGCAGGGGGAGTTTTTGAAACGACCGGAGGGGGATGTGCAGTTCGACTGCGCAGCGGGGGAGGAGATTGACGCCATGATCGACGAATCGTTGGCAAGCGGTCAGCGCATCAATCGCCCCATCCAGGTGGTGGCCACCTGTCCGTCATTAAACGGGGATGAGGCGATGGCGCGTTTTGTGCTGACCCTGTCGATCAAGGCCAGCTAG